In Mus caroli chromosome 19, CAROLI_EIJ_v1.1, whole genome shotgun sequence, a genomic segment contains:
- the Vax1 gene encoding ventral anterior homeobox 1: protein MFGKPDKMDVRCHSDTEAARVSKNAHKESREIKGAEGSLPAAFLKEPQGAFSGSGASEDCNKSKSNSSADPDYCRRILVRDAKGSIREIILPKGLDLDRPKRTRTSFTAEQLYRLEMEFQRCQYVVGRERTELARQLNLSETQVKVWFQNRRTKQKKDQGKDSELRSVVSETAATCSVLRLLEQGRLLSPPGLPALLPPCATGALGSALRGPSLPALGAGAAAGSAAAAAAAAAATAPGPAGAASQHQPAVGGAPGPGPAGPGGLHAGAPTASHGLFSLPVPSLLGSVASRLSSAPLTMAGSLAGNLQELSARYLSSSAFEPYSRTNNKEGAEKKALD, encoded by the exons atGTTCGGGAAACCAGACAAAATGGACGTCCGGTGCCACTCGGACACCGAGGCCGCCAGGGTCTCGAAGAACGCGCACAAGGAGAGCCGGGAGATCAAGGGCGCTGAGGGGAGCCTTCCGGCCGCCTTCCTCAAGGAGCCTCAGGGCGCCTTTTCCGGGTCTGGCGCTTCGGAAGATTGTAACAAAAGTAAATCCAATTCCTCAGCGGACCCAGATTACTGTCGCCGGATCCTAGTCCGAG ATGCCAAGGGGTCTATCCGAGAAATCATCCTGCCCAAAGGCTTGGATCTGGACCGGCCCAAGAGGACTCGCACGTCCTTCACCGCGGAGCAGCTCTACAGGCTGGAGATGGAGTTCCAGCGTTGCCAATACGTGGTGGGCCGGGAGAGAACCGAGCTGGCTCGGCAGCTCAATCTCTCTGAGACCCAG GTGAAGGTCTGGTTCCAGAATCGGCGGACTAAGCAGAAGAAGGACCAGGGCAAGGACTCGGAGCTGCGCTCGGTGGTGTCGGAGACCGCCGCCACGTGCAGCGTGCTGCGGCTCTTGGAGCAAGGCCGCCTGTTGTCGCCTCCCGGGCTGCCCGCCTTGCTGCCTCCCTGTGCCACTGGTGCTCTAGGCTCGGCGTTGCGCGGGCCCAGCCTCCCGGCCCTGGGTGCAGGCGCTGCCGCGGGctccgccgctgccgccgccgctgccgccgccgccactgCCCCAGGTCCCGCGGGCGCGGCGTCCCAGCACCAGCCGGCCGTGGGCGGCGCTCCCGGCCCAGGGCCTGCAGGGCCAGGAGGACTGCACGCGGGAGCACCGACTGCCAGCCACGGTCTCTTCAGCCTGCCGGTGCCGTCGCTTCTAGGCTCTGTCGCCAGCCGCCTGTCCTCCGCCCCATTGACGATGGCTGGTTCGCTAGCCGGGAATTTGCAAGAACTCTCAGCCCGTTACCTGAGCTCCTCGGCCTTCGAGCCTTACTCCCGGACCAACAATAAAGAAGGGGCCGAGAAAAAAGCGCTGGACTGA